The following coding sequences are from one Mycolicibacterium aichiense window:
- a CDS encoding response regulator transcription factor, whose amino-acid sequence MPSVAPAVLVVEDDHALSAMLAALLTDEGYRVDTAYDGQQGLHRGLTGDYDALIVDRGLPVMDGADLIGLLRSKGVATPALILTARGAVEDRVEGLDAGAQDYLVKPFEVPELLARVRALLRRIDNSATVVGAGGLRLDRVTRRVSGPGTDGDVELSEREASLLATLMSAPKRVYSRAQLLDLVFEGVESGGAVDLYVHYLRRKLGKQVIRTVHGAGYRFGYE is encoded by the coding sequence ATGCCGAGCGTCGCCCCCGCGGTTCTGGTCGTCGAGGACGATCACGCGCTCAGTGCGATGCTGGCGGCGCTGCTCACCGATGAGGGCTACCGGGTCGACACCGCATACGACGGACAGCAAGGGTTGCACCGCGGGTTGACGGGGGATTACGACGCTTTGATCGTGGACCGTGGGTTGCCGGTGATGGACGGCGCGGATCTGATTGGGCTGCTCAGATCGAAAGGCGTCGCGACGCCTGCGCTGATCTTGACGGCGCGCGGAGCGGTGGAGGATCGGGTGGAAGGCCTCGACGCGGGTGCGCAGGATTATCTGGTCAAGCCCTTCGAAGTTCCCGAGCTGCTTGCCCGGGTGCGTGCGCTGCTGCGGCGAATCGACAACTCCGCCACCGTCGTCGGCGCAGGCGGCCTGCGGCTGGACCGGGTGACCCGCCGGGTGTCGGGGCCGGGCACAGACGGCGACGTCGAGTTGTCCGAGCGGGAAGCCTCGCTGCTGGCGACGCTGATGTCCGCACCCAAACGGGTGTACAGCCGCGCTCAGCTTCTCGACTTGGTGTTCGAGGGCGTCGAGTCCGGCGGAGCGGTGGATCTCTACGTCCACTATTTGCGGCGCAAGCTCGGTAAGCAGGTGATCCGCACCGTGCACGGCGCCGGCTACCGCTTCGGGTACGAATGA
- a CDS encoding FkbM family methyltransferase: MVSTRSPLELMVVATACGLRNVARRLGTPKQTVPRAERVLRAALLIPVFAALSLLLRGYGRLGHAVQLPGRTGFDATLMCRLPDLIATYIWVFHEWEPDLTRFIASRLDAGDVFVDVGANIGYYSLLAAGSVGTQGGVVAVEASPAMFDDLHQNVDVSGHRDRIRRVNMAAAAKSGTLTVYAGPRNNAGMSTTLPSRGLHAESTIEARPLEEILTFREITSARLIKIDVEGAEPDVLAGMRNIIGTLRDDAEIVVELSPRWWPDRELRPADVLRPFIEAGFNVYEMTNSYAAWRYLWPNDVRDAVRLRDPLTARVSRLDLVLSRHDGERLAIDVRAPR, translated from the coding sequence GCGACGGCATGCGGTCTGCGCAACGTGGCGCGGCGGCTCGGTACTCCCAAGCAAACCGTTCCACGCGCAGAAAGGGTGCTCCGGGCCGCGCTCCTGATACCAGTATTCGCGGCGTTGTCGCTGCTGCTGCGCGGCTACGGCCGGCTGGGGCACGCCGTGCAGCTGCCGGGACGCACCGGCTTCGACGCCACGCTGATGTGCCGGCTGCCCGATCTGATCGCCACCTACATCTGGGTGTTCCACGAGTGGGAGCCGGACCTCACCCGATTCATCGCGAGCCGGCTCGACGCCGGCGACGTCTTCGTCGACGTCGGTGCCAACATCGGCTACTACTCACTCCTCGCGGCCGGCTCGGTGGGCACCCAGGGTGGCGTGGTGGCGGTAGAGGCATCGCCGGCGATGTTCGACGATCTGCACCAGAACGTGGATGTCAGCGGCCATCGCGATCGCATCCGTCGGGTGAACATGGCGGCTGCGGCGAAATCCGGGACGTTGACGGTGTACGCCGGGCCGCGCAACAACGCCGGAATGTCGACCACGCTGCCGTCGCGCGGTCTGCATGCCGAGTCGACGATCGAGGCCAGGCCGCTCGAGGAGATCCTCACGTTCCGCGAGATCACGTCGGCGCGGCTGATCAAGATCGACGTCGAAGGCGCCGAACCCGACGTCCTGGCCGGGATGCGCAACATCATCGGGACATTGCGGGACGACGCCGAGATCGTGGTCGAACTCTCGCCCCGATGGTGGCCGGACCGTGAGCTGCGGCCGGCCGACGTCCTGCGCCCGTTCATCGAGGCCGGTTTCAACGTGTACGAGATGACCAACAGCTACGCGGCGTGGCGATACCTGTGGCCCAACGACGTGCGCGATGCGGTCCGGCTGCGCGATCCTCTCACCGCCCGCGTCTCACGACTGGATTTGGTGTTGTCCCGCCACGACGGCGAACGGCTGGCGATCGACGTGCGCGCGCCCCGCTAG
- a CDS encoding heavy metal translocating P-type ATPase has protein sequence MSGPESTHRPWWLRIRPLVEPVLLAVTVTALFLGCLAWLVGRHEIADGIWVAGTLSGVVPAVVWVVLSLYRGRAGVDLLAVLSLVGTLWVGEYVAGALIAVMLSTGRFLDAAAQRRASKDLRALLEHAPRFARRKAGDAVTVIPLADVAIGDVLVVGPGEVVPVDGRIEGAEAILDESVLTGEPLQVERAIGEPVRSGVVNAATAFDIRATATAANSTYAGIVRLAEQAGSESAPIVRLADRYAAAFLPVALVVAAAAGLASGSWVRAVAVLVVATPCPLLLAAPVAIVSGLSRASRHGVVVRSGGALENLGHAKTLVMDKTGTLTAGRPVVVDVLPAPGYDRREVLRLAASVDQMSPHVLAEAIVTEALAQDIPLSLPVNMIEQPGRGVAATVDGAQVSVGKLSTGVPEAGWARAAVNRASLDTAAIAWVGVDDAVIGAVLLRDPLRRTAPRTMRRLRAAGFTRLVMLTGDRSAPAREVGTVLGLDEVYADQSPADKVAAVRAEREKAVTVMVGDGVNDAPALAAATVGVAIGARGATASSEAADIVLTTDRLDRLADAMDIARWSRHIAVQSAVVGMALSLLAMGVAAFGWLPPAAGALLQEAIDVAVILNALRALRGNPAVGIALPHETEALLLRFAAEHDILRDALSQLRDAASQLDSHRDESAIDALDRAYRFLTDQLLPHEDAEQHDLYPALAAPLGSAEATATMSRTHAEIHRLTDRIGNHLELARNAGAVQLDQLDDLRACLYGLHALLRLHFLQEEENYFTLTDAEDIEAKRTAGQIPPTR, from the coding sequence GTGAGCGGTCCCGAGAGCACACACCGGCCATGGTGGCTGCGGATCCGGCCGCTGGTCGAGCCGGTTCTGTTGGCCGTCACCGTGACGGCTCTGTTCCTGGGCTGCCTCGCCTGGCTCGTCGGCAGGCACGAGATCGCCGACGGTATCTGGGTCGCGGGAACGCTGTCCGGTGTGGTGCCCGCGGTGGTCTGGGTGGTCCTCTCGCTGTACCGGGGCCGAGCCGGGGTTGATCTGCTGGCGGTGCTCTCCCTGGTCGGCACGCTGTGGGTGGGCGAGTATGTGGCCGGCGCCCTGATCGCGGTGATGCTGTCCACGGGCCGTTTCCTGGATGCCGCCGCACAGCGCCGCGCGTCGAAGGATCTGCGGGCCCTACTCGAGCATGCGCCGCGATTTGCGCGGCGCAAAGCCGGCGACGCAGTCACGGTCATCCCCCTGGCGGACGTCGCGATCGGTGATGTGCTGGTCGTCGGTCCTGGCGAGGTGGTTCCCGTGGATGGCCGGATTGAGGGCGCCGAGGCAATTCTCGACGAATCGGTCCTGACCGGTGAGCCCCTGCAAGTCGAACGTGCGATCGGTGAACCGGTCCGCAGCGGCGTGGTGAACGCCGCCACAGCCTTTGACATTCGCGCGACGGCCACCGCCGCGAACAGCACCTACGCCGGCATCGTGCGACTGGCCGAGCAGGCAGGCTCTGAAAGCGCGCCCATCGTTCGGCTGGCCGACCGCTATGCGGCAGCGTTTCTTCCGGTGGCGTTGGTGGTGGCCGCCGCCGCGGGACTGGCCAGCGGATCATGGGTCCGTGCGGTGGCGGTGCTGGTGGTGGCGACCCCGTGCCCACTGCTGCTGGCCGCGCCGGTGGCGATCGTGTCGGGGCTGTCGCGCGCATCACGTCACGGTGTCGTCGTCCGCAGCGGCGGCGCACTCGAAAACCTAGGGCATGCAAAGACATTGGTGATGGACAAGACCGGCACGCTCACCGCCGGACGCCCCGTCGTTGTCGATGTTCTCCCGGCACCCGGTTACGACCGCAGGGAGGTTCTGCGCCTCGCCGCGTCCGTCGATCAGATGTCTCCCCACGTGCTGGCCGAGGCGATCGTCACCGAAGCACTCGCGCAGGACATACCGCTGTCGTTGCCTGTCAACATGATCGAGCAACCGGGGCGGGGAGTTGCGGCCACGGTCGATGGCGCGCAGGTCTCCGTGGGCAAACTCTCCACCGGTGTCCCGGAAGCGGGGTGGGCGCGCGCAGCGGTCAATCGCGCGAGCCTGGACACCGCCGCGATCGCGTGGGTCGGTGTCGACGATGCTGTGATCGGCGCGGTGCTGCTGCGAGATCCCCTGCGCCGCACGGCACCCCGAACCATGCGCCGGCTCCGCGCGGCGGGCTTCACCCGGCTGGTCATGCTCACCGGTGACCGGTCCGCGCCCGCACGGGAAGTGGGCACTGTGCTCGGTTTGGACGAGGTGTACGCAGATCAGAGCCCGGCGGACAAGGTCGCCGCGGTACGCGCCGAACGGGAGAAGGCGGTGACCGTCATGGTGGGCGACGGCGTCAACGACGCCCCAGCCCTTGCGGCGGCCACTGTCGGTGTCGCGATCGGTGCCCGCGGCGCCACCGCGTCATCGGAGGCCGCCGATATCGTGTTGACCACGGATCGGCTGGACCGCCTGGCCGACGCGATGGATATCGCTCGGTGGTCGCGGCACATCGCGGTGCAGAGCGCGGTCGTCGGAATGGCCCTGTCGCTGCTGGCGATGGGTGTCGCCGCATTCGGCTGGCTGCCGCCCGCGGCGGGAGCGCTCCTGCAGGAGGCCATCGACGTCGCCGTGATCCTCAATGCGCTGCGCGCACTTCGTGGTAACCCCGCGGTGGGGATTGCGCTGCCGCACGAGACCGAAGCCCTGTTGCTCCGGTTCGCCGCAGAACACGACATCCTGCGAGACGCGCTCTCCCAGCTGCGTGACGCCGCGTCCCAACTCGACAGCCACCGCGACGAATCGGCGATCGACGCGCTCGACCGTGCCTACCGGTTTCTCACCGACCAATTGCTACCGCACGAGGATGCCGAACAACACGACCTCTACCCGGCGTTGGCCGCACCCCTGGGCAGCGCCGAAGCCACCGCCACAATGAGCAGGACCCATGCCGAGATTCATCGACTGACCGACCGGATCGGCAACCACCTCGAGCTGGCGCGCAACGCCGGAGCCGTCCAGCTCGATCAGCTCGACGACCTTCGCGCCTGTCTCTACGGCCTGCACGCATTGCTGCGACTGCACTTCCTTCAAGAGGAAGAGAACTACTTCACCCTCACCGACGCCGAGGACATCGAGGCGAAGCGAACAGCGGGCCAGATACCACCAACTCGATGA
- a CDS encoding sensor histidine kinase: MTPASDLAVVRRAGRIAAIQASVALALVLLVVGGVVFMVYVRAQNRQIDAELRTLAMSADDAGDPPPDMELALRENDGEVSTSDGGQPGVALLAGPAGFGDLRTDGRHYRTFVVDRPEGRVVAMMDLAPYHAGRNRLLMSVGFAELAGILASVAVVVLFTRRSVRPLAQALALQRRFVADASHELRAPLTVLHTRAQMLAQRAGTADAEVVRADADALVADTRALSDIVDDLLASATMTAGESRRDRVDLASVASDVHHSLAPYADALGVDLRYEKPSGTDLFEIVGSSAALRRALTALVDNALSHEHPGGVVDIRLSRQGSMIIAEVADDGVGIDPDAMATLFTRFARGTEHTTRTDRQSYGIGLALVREIAHAHGGEVTVESTSGHGATFTLTLPAAPVG; the protein is encoded by the coding sequence ATGACCCCGGCCAGTGATCTCGCCGTGGTGCGGCGGGCCGGCCGCATCGCGGCGATTCAGGCGTCGGTTGCCCTTGCCCTGGTGCTGCTGGTCGTGGGCGGGGTGGTGTTCATGGTCTACGTGCGTGCCCAGAACCGTCAGATCGACGCCGAGCTGCGGACGCTGGCCATGTCGGCCGACGACGCCGGCGACCCGCCCCCCGACATGGAACTCGCGTTGCGCGAGAACGACGGTGAGGTGTCGACCAGTGATGGCGGGCAGCCCGGGGTGGCGCTGCTGGCCGGACCGGCGGGCTTCGGCGACCTGCGCACCGACGGGCGTCATTACCGGACGTTCGTTGTGGATCGGCCTGAGGGGCGGGTGGTGGCGATGATGGATCTGGCGCCCTACCACGCGGGCCGTAACCGTCTGCTGATGTCGGTGGGCTTCGCCGAACTGGCCGGCATCCTGGCATCGGTCGCGGTGGTGGTGCTGTTCACCCGACGGTCGGTGCGTCCGCTGGCCCAGGCGTTGGCGTTGCAGCGCAGATTCGTCGCGGACGCGTCGCACGAACTGCGGGCGCCGCTGACGGTGTTGCACACCCGCGCCCAGATGCTGGCTCAGCGGGCCGGTACCGCGGACGCTGAAGTGGTTCGCGCCGACGCCGACGCGCTGGTGGCCGACACCCGCGCGCTGAGCGACATCGTCGATGATCTCCTGGCGTCGGCGACGATGACGGCGGGCGAGTCGCGACGCGATCGGGTTGACCTGGCCTCGGTGGCATCCGACGTCCACCACAGCCTGGCGCCGTACGCGGATGCGCTGGGCGTCGACCTTCGCTATGAAAAGCCAAGCGGTACCGATCTGTTCGAGATCGTGGGATCCAGCGCCGCGCTGCGCCGGGCGCTCACCGCGTTGGTGGACAACGCCCTGAGCCACGAGCACCCCGGCGGCGTGGTCGACATCCGTCTGAGCCGGCAGGGCTCGATGATCATCGCGGAGGTCGCCGATGACGGTGTCGGCATCGACCCCGACGCGATGGCCACGCTGTTCACCCGGTTCGCGCGCGGAACCGAGCACACCACGCGGACCGACCGGCAGTCGTACGGGATCGGGTTGGCGCTGGTGCGTGAGATCGCCCACGCCCACGGCGGTGAGGTGACCGTCGAGTCGACCTCCGGTCATGGCGCAACCTTCACGCTCACTCTTCCGGCCGCCCCGGTCGGCTAG